Proteins encoded by one window of Astatotilapia calliptera chromosome 13, fAstCal1.2, whole genome shotgun sequence:
- the c1d gene encoding nuclear nucleic acid-binding protein C1D: MAAEDYPHEIDEQLTGFDSSVTSVKTILEQLMSMPRNDLLQKLDPLDQAKLDLMSAYTLNSLFWMYLVTQGINPREHGIKQELERIRTYMNRVKEITEKKKAARLDKGAAARFVRSALYDPDDKDSKKKAASTSSETPPSKRSKQK, from the exons ATGGCCGCAGAGGACTACCCTCACGAGATAGATGAACAGCTCACGGGCTTCGACTCGTCAGTGACTTCAGTTAAAACCATCTTGGAGCAGTTGATGTCGATGCCTAGAAATGACCTGCTGCAAAAG TTGGATCCTCTGGATCAAGCCAAGCTGGATCTGATGTCTGCCTACACCCTTAATTCATTATTCTGGA TGTACTTGGTAACACAAGGGATAAATCCCAGAGAACATGGAATCAAACAGGAATTG GAGCGAATAAGGACATATATGAACAGAGTGAAAGAGatcacagagaagaaaaaagctgCCCGTCTGGATAAGGGAGCTGCTGCACGCTTCGTCCGGAGTGCTCTTTATGATCCTGATGATAAGgattctaaaaaaaaagcagcaagcacATCTTCAGAAACTCCTCCATCAAAGCGTTCAAAgcagaaatga